The genomic segment CGGCTGCTCCACCCGCCATGTCGTATTTCATGCGCTCCATTCCTTCCGGCGTCTTGAGAGAGATCCCGCCGGAATCGAACGTGATTCCCTTTCCCACGAGCGCGACGAGTTCTCCAGCGAGTCCCTTCCCCTCCTGAGGAACATAGCGGAGGACGATCATTCGAGCCGGCTCGTCGCTACCTTGCGCGACGCCCAGGATCGCCCCCATACCCAATTCCTTCATCTGCTTTTCATCAAGCACGGTGATGTCCAGTCCATACCGACTCGCCATATCCTCAGCGCGCTTGGCCATCTCCCTCGGCGTGAGCACCGACGCCGGCTCGTTCACGAGGTTGCGGGCGAAATTCGTCGCCTTGGCCAGAATCGAGCCACGTTCGATGCCCCGATCAATTTCCGCCCTCCCACTCTCGGCGCTCAGCACCAGCTCTTCAACCTGCCGCTCCTCCTTCTCCTGAGTTTTGTAGGTCCCGGGGTCGAACTGACCGAGGATGACCCCTTCCACGACGGCCTGGGCGGTCCGTTCCAGGTCGAGCGTGGGGCGAAGGACAAAACCCAAACTCCGCAGTCCCCGCTGTCGGGAGAACCGCACCGCCGTTCCTCCCACCTGTCGCAACGCATCAAAATTGGCTTCTTCCCTCTTGCCCGCACCGACCAGCAGAAGCCGTCGCGCGGCCAGCTTCTCTGACGCGGGAACGAGGTAGACGGTCTCTCCCGGTTTCCCTTTCAGCTCACCGGACGCCTGCACCTTCGAGAGAAGACCGCCCGAACGGCTGTCGAGTTCCCGAAGCAGTTGGTCTTCCAGCCCTTCTCCCTCAAAAACACTCGTCACGAGAACGTCTAGATCAAGCTCGTGAAATTTTCCAATGGACGACCTGATCTTCATAACGCTTCATCTCCTTTCCTTGACCATCTTCATGGTCTCGCGTTCGATGGTCCGACGCAGTTCCGTCTGGCGCTTGTCATGAAGTTTTTTACCCCGGGCGAGAGCGACTTCAAATTTGACCTTGCCATTTTTCAAGTAACATCGGGTGGGGATGAGCGTCAGGCCCCGTTCCCGCACCTTGCCGTAAAGCCGCATGATCTCCGACTTATGCAATAGCAGTTTGCGCATGCGGGTGGGATCATGATTGAGTCGCCCGCCGTGACTGTACGGACTGATATGGACGCCGACCAGCCATGCCTCACCGTTGCGGATGATCGCATACCCGTCTTTAAGATTAATGCGTCCCTCGCGGATGGATTTGACCTCCGTCCCGGTGAGGGCAACGCCGCACTCATAGGTTTCCAGGAGATCGTAATTGTGGTACGCCTGGCGATTGGTTGCGATGATCTTTTCTGGCATAGGCGTCTGTCACATCTCGCGTCGCAGTGGGCGCTCCATCAACTCGCTGGCGGCCTGGCGAGGATCTTTGCCTTCGTAGAGGATGGCGTGAACGCTGGCCGTGATCGGCATCTCGATCTCATACCGTTGACCGAGGGCATGGACGGCACGCGTCGTGGTCACACCCTCAGCAACCATCCGCATAGACGCAAGGATATCGCTTAAAGCTCGCCCCCGCGCCAGCTCGATGCCCACATAGCGATTCCGGGAGAGATTACCCGTGCAGGTCAGCACGAGATCACCAACTCCCGCCAGCCCCGCCATCGTCTCGGCCCGGCCGCCGAGCGCCACGCACAGCCGCGTCATCTCCGCTAGACCTCGCGTGATGAGCGCCGCCACACTATTGGAGCCCCACCCCAGCCCGGCGACAACTCCGGCAGCAATGGCGATTACATTTTTCACCGCTCCGCCCACCTCGACACCGATGACATCAAGACTCGTATACAGCCGCAACGAGGCCGAGGAGAGTAGCCGCTGAACCTTCTCAGCATACTCCGGCTGCGATGATGCGACCACAATCGCCGTCGGATCACCGCGCACGACTTCCTGCGCGAAACTCGGCCCGGAGAGAACCGCCAGGCGCGGTTCAAAATCATCTCGAAGGACATCCCGGAGAACCTCGGACATGCGCATCTGCGTATCGGTTTCGATTCCCTTCGTTGCGCTGACGAAAATCATGCGTGGATGAACAAAGGGGCGCATGGCTGCGAACACGTGGCGACAGGCATGAGACGGAACCGCCGTGATAACCACATCCGCACCGTCCACAGCCTCGTCGAGCAGATCCGTCG from the Blastocatellia bacterium genome contains:
- a CDS encoding NAD(P)H-dependent glycerol-3-phosphate dehydrogenase — translated: MTPVAIIGAGSWGTALAFVLATNGHRVRLWAHNPSIAHAINETRENPVYLQGLSLPRQVQATDLLDEAVDGADVVITAVPSHACRHVFAAMRPFVHPRMIFVSATKGIETDTQMRMSEVLRDVLRDDFEPRLAVLSGPSFAQEVVRGDPTAIVVASSQPEYAEKVQRLLSSASLRLYTSLDVIGVEVGGAVKNVIAIAAGVVAGLGWGSNSVAALITRGLAEMTRLCVALGGRAETMAGLAGVGDLVLTCTGNLSRNRYVGIELARGRALSDILASMRMVAEGVTTTRAVHALGQRYEIEMPITASVHAILYEGKDPRQAASELMERPLRREM
- the smpB gene encoding SsrA-binding protein SmpB, whose protein sequence is MPEKIIATNRQAYHNYDLLETYECGVALTGTEVKSIREGRINLKDGYAIIRNGEAWLVGVHISPYSHGGRLNHDPTRMRKLLLHKSEIMRLYGKVRERGLTLIPTRCYLKNGKVKFEVALARGKKLHDKRQTELRRTIERETMKMVKERR
- a CDS encoding M17 family peptidase N-terminal domain-containing protein; its protein translation is MKIRSSIGKFHELDLDVLVTSVFEGEGLEDQLLRELDSRSGGLLSKVQASGELKGKPGETVYLVPASEKLAARRLLLVGAGKREEANFDALRQVGGTAVRFSRQRGLRSLGFVLRPTLDLERTAQAVVEGVILGQFDPGTYKTQEKEERQVEELVLSAESGRAEIDRGIERGSILAKATNFARNLVNEPASVLTPREMAKRAEDMASRYGLDITVLDEKQMKELGMGAILGVAQGSDEPARMIVLRYVPQEGKGLAGELVALVGKGITFDSGGISLKTPEGMERMKYDMAGGAA